Proteins encoded together in one Mycobacterium sp. MS1601 window:
- a CDS encoding HAD-IB family hydrolase, with protein sequence MTVSDPGAAQLTTPQTGETNMRHTRTAAFFDLDKTIIAKSSTLAFSKPFFDQGLLNRRAVLKSSYAQFLFLMSGADHEQMDRMRSYVTAMCTGWDVEQVKSIVGETLHEIVDPLVFAEAADLIADHKLCGRDVVVVSASGEEIVAPIARALGATHAMATRMVVEDGRYTGEVAFYCYGEGKAQAIQELANREGYPLEHCYAYSDSITDLPMLESVGHPTVVNPDRSLRKEATAREWPVLTFSKPVSLRDRIPAPSSAAVATTAAVGLSALAAGALTYSLLRRFAL encoded by the coding sequence GGTGAAACGAACATGCGCCACACCCGTACCGCCGCGTTCTTCGATCTCGATAAGACCATCATCGCAAAATCGAGCACACTCGCTTTCAGCAAACCGTTCTTCGATCAGGGCCTGCTCAATAGGCGAGCGGTGCTGAAATCGAGTTATGCACAATTCCTGTTCCTGATGTCGGGCGCCGATCACGAGCAGATGGATCGCATGCGGTCCTATGTCACCGCCATGTGCACGGGGTGGGACGTGGAACAGGTGAAGTCGATCGTCGGGGAGACACTGCACGAGATCGTCGATCCGCTGGTGTTTGCCGAAGCGGCGGATCTGATCGCCGACCACAAGCTGTGCGGCCGCGACGTGGTGGTGGTGTCGGCCTCCGGCGAGGAAATCGTGGCCCCGATCGCCCGTGCCCTCGGAGCAACTCACGCAATGGCCACCCGCATGGTGGTCGAGGACGGTCGCTACACCGGCGAGGTCGCGTTCTACTGCTACGGCGAGGGCAAAGCGCAGGCCATTCAGGAACTCGCGAACCGAGAGGGATATCCCCTCGAGCACTGCTACGCGTACTCGGACTCGATCACCGACCTCCCGATGCTGGAATCCGTGGGCCACCCGACAGTGGTCAACCCCGACCGCAGCCTGCGCAAGGAGGCCACCGCACGCGAGTGGCCGGTGCTGACCTTCAGCAAGCCGGTCTCGCTGCGCGACCGGATTCCCGCACCGTCCAGCGCGGCCGTGGCCACCACCGCCGCCGTGGGATTGAGCGCTTTGGCCGCAGGCGCGCTGACATATTCGCTGCTACGCCGATTCGCTCTCTGA